In a single window of the Ruminococcus albus 7 = DSM 20455 genome:
- a CDS encoding bifunctional 4-hydroxy-3-methylbut-2-enyl diphosphate reductase/30S ribosomal protein S1, whose amino-acid sequence MMLTKCKISVAKSAGFCFGVDRAIKMVYNELDNRNNIVTLGPIIHNQNVVDDLKARGVYPVELDEVSEGQTVVIRSHGVGSEVYKKLDELGVDIVDATCPFVAKIHNIAREKSSDGHVILIAGDASHPEVKGIMGHCLGECYVFENCTEFENLVKNRNFSSKKVAILAQTTYNKNMWKECVPFFEKYLPGAEICETICNATNIRQNEAEELAKKADLMVIAGGRHSSNTHKLKAICEQYCKCVLVENAEDLRNCGLDLTKAKFIGISAGASTPGYIIKEVQDTMSELLNNVDNTVDEEFNLEAIDKTLKKIYPGAKVEGTVESVNDTEVIVDIGTKHTGYVALSELTDDPGKKPADIVSVGDTIELIVIKTSDTDGTVMLSKKRVDADKSFQKIKDAAESGEILEGIVTNVVKGGVLVSADGVKVFVPASQAAPRRDFDLNDLLKQTVKFKILEVNDVKQRAVGSVRAVAREEKAAAQSKFFDTASVGAEMEGVVKSITDYGVFVDLGGVDGLVRRADLSWNRIKHPSDVVSIGDKVTVKIKDIDPETKKVSLTYKKDSENPWEIFVNNYQVGQDVKATIVSITSFGAFAQIIDGIDGLIHISQIANQRVNNVADILSVGDEVDCRITEIDADKKRISLSRRALLDDEEVEETDAE is encoded by the coding sequence ATGATGTTAACTAAATGTAAAATTTCTGTTGCCAAAAGCGCAGGTTTCTGTTTTGGTGTAGACAGAGCGATAAAAATGGTGTATAATGAATTGGATAACCGAAATAATATTGTTACGTTAGGTCCGATCATTCATAACCAAAACGTTGTAGATGACCTTAAAGCCAGAGGGGTATATCCAGTTGAGCTTGATGAGGTCAGCGAGGGTCAGACTGTAGTGATACGTTCTCACGGAGTTGGCAGTGAAGTTTATAAAAAGCTTGATGAGCTTGGTGTGGATATTGTTGATGCTACCTGTCCTTTTGTAGCCAAAATACATAATATCGCCCGTGAAAAATCTTCTGACGGTCATGTGATCTTGATAGCAGGAGATGCTTCTCATCCCGAAGTAAAGGGTATAATGGGTCATTGTCTGGGTGAATGTTATGTGTTTGAAAATTGTACGGAATTTGAAAATTTAGTGAAAAATCGAAATTTTTCATCAAAAAAGGTTGCAATTTTGGCGCAAACGACGTATAATAAGAATATGTGGAAGGAATGTGTACCGTTTTTTGAAAAATATCTTCCTGGAGCGGAGATATGCGAAACTATCTGTAATGCCACAAATATCCGACAGAATGAAGCTGAAGAGCTTGCAAAGAAAGCGGATCTTATGGTCATAGCAGGCGGAAGACACAGTTCAAATACACATAAACTTAAGGCGATATGCGAGCAGTACTGTAAATGTGTGCTTGTTGAGAATGCCGAAGATCTCAGGAATTGTGGTCTTGACCTGACCAAAGCAAAATTTATCGGGATCTCTGCCGGTGCTTCGACACCCGGCTATATTATAAAGGAGGTACAGGACACTATGAGTGAACTGCTGAACAATGTTGACAATACTGTTGACGAAGAATTTAATCTGGAGGCGATCGATAAGACCCTCAAAAAAATATATCCGGGAGCGAAGGTAGAAGGCACTGTCGAATCTGTGAACGATACCGAGGTCATTGTTGACATCGGAACCAAGCACACAGGCTACGTTGCACTTAGCGAACTTACAGATGACCCTGGCAAGAAGCCTGCGGATATAGTAAGCGTAGGCGATACTATCGAGCTGATCGTTATCAAGACAAGTGATACAGACGGTACTGTAATGCTCTCCAAGAAGAGAGTTGACGCTGATAAGAGCTTCCAGAAGATCAAGGATGCTGCTGAGAGCGGTGAGATACTTGAAGGTATCGTAACAAATGTTGTAAAGGGCGGCGTACTTGTTTCTGCTGACGGAGTTAAGGTATTCGTTCCTGCTTCTCAGGCTGCTCCCAGAAGAGATTTTGATCTCAACGATCTGCTGAAGCAGACTGTTAAGTTCAAGATCCTCGAAGTAAATGACGTTAAGCAGAGAGCTGTTGGCTCTGTAAGAGCTGTAGCAAGAGAAGAAAAGGCTGCTGCACAGTCCAAGTTCTTTGACACAGCTTCTGTTGGTGCTGAGATGGAAGGCGTTGTTAAGTCTATCACAGACTACGGCGTATTCGTTGATCTGGGCGGTGTTGATGGTCTGGTAAGAAGAGCAGACCTGAGCTGGAACAGGATCAAGCATCCTTCCGATGTTGTATCTATCGGTGATAAGGTAACTGTTAAGATCAAGGATATTGATCCTGAAACAAAGAAGGTTTCTCTTACATACAAGAAGGATTCCGAAAATCCTTGGGAGATCTTTGTTAATAACTATCAGGTAGGTCAGGACGTTAAGGCTACTATCGTATCTATCACATCATTCGGTGCTTTTGCACAGATCATTGATGGTATTGATGGTCTTATCCACATTTCTCAGATAGCTAATCAGAGAGTTAACAACGTTGCGGATATCCTTTCCGTTGGTGATGAAGTAGATTGCCGCATCACTGAGATCGATGCTGATAAGAAGAGGATCAGCCTCTCCAGAAGAGCTCTTCTCGATGATGAGGAAGTTGAGGAGACCGACGCTGAATAA
- a CDS encoding transglycosylase domain-containing protein, translating to MEQNIRKRIKKRKRGTNTAVRILKIIGTLLLSIMLILVITVSIFGTVMTIYVMNFADTTTDITLEKNVDSNITRFLYDNPDYDEDTDDPMDQYVLYYTMRDTSKHYIWVDLEEIPQVVQDAYVYVEDERFYSHDGVDFKSTLFAFVNAFLPNGVYRGGSTITQQTVKNLTGDAAARGVPGIERKIREIFRAINVEKTYTKEDILESYLNLVPCGNSENDIIGVQAAANFYFGKDVSQLNLAEAACLAGMNNAPADNNPMDHIENNNARRKHCLDRMQINGAISSQEYNEALNYRLELACNWNYSSETIYDGELDEQGMTDWYLDAAIIEASDVIARDKGIKQKEALEMISKGGYSVYTNVDINLQHKIEKKMQDQSNFTTWWMDPEDDTLLSAFVCMDYQGNIKAICSSRKEKTEMLGWNQVINGERSPGSCIKPIASYAPALDQDLITMTSAYNDKPIKNEGKDWPVNYSEFDDTQGNWSYKNFYTYQMLLKSLNTMPAQLIEQLTPAYSYNFLKTKLDLTTLRDSDNSLAPVTVGAFTTGVHLDELVGSYMIFGNGGKKYDINYVKRIEDASGKVIFEKNDGYKQAISDSTAYIMNRMMQYVINDKEGTGRYAKLSKTDLVGKTGTSEKWRDLNFVGCTPDYVSGIWVGYDENIDGVPRSVSSTDYQNIGAIWKNIFGDTADSEPHKSFDEEGCFPMPDTVVKLNFCTSTGLIATNGCGSQQVGYFKASNVPGYCYH from the coding sequence ATGGAACAAAATATAAGAAAGAGAATAAAAAAGAGAAAAAGAGGCACTAATACTGCAGTTCGGATCTTAAAGATAATCGGCACACTTTTGCTTTCGATCATGCTGATATTGGTTATAACTGTTTCTATATTTGGTACTGTCATGACTATTTATGTCATGAATTTTGCAGATACTACTACTGATATCACGCTTGAAAAAAATGTTGACAGTAATATAACCAGGTTTTTGTATGATAATCCCGATTATGATGAAGATACAGATGATCCCATGGATCAGTATGTTCTGTATTATACTATGAGGGACACCAGCAAGCATTATATCTGGGTAGACCTTGAAGAGATCCCTCAGGTCGTTCAGGATGCTTATGTGTATGTCGAAGACGAACGTTTCTATAGTCACGACGGTGTTGACTTCAAGAGTACATTATTCGCGTTTGTAAATGCTTTCTTACCGAATGGTGTATACAGAGGTGGTTCTACTATCACTCAGCAGACTGTTAAGAATTTGACCGGTGATGCTGCAGCACGCGGCGTACCGGGTATTGAAAGAAAGATACGTGAGATATTTCGTGCGATAAATGTTGAAAAGACTTACACCAAGGAGGATATCCTCGAGAGTTATCTTAATTTAGTTCCTTGCGGTAACTCTGAGAATGATATCATTGGTGTTCAGGCAGCAGCTAATTTCTATTTCGGTAAGGATGTTTCTCAACTTAATCTTGCAGAAGCTGCTTGTCTTGCCGGAATGAACAATGCTCCTGCTGATAATAATCCTATGGATCATATCGAAAATAATAATGCCAGACGTAAGCATTGTCTTGATCGTATGCAGATAAATGGTGCGATATCGTCTCAGGAGTATAATGAAGCTCTCAATTATAGACTTGAATTAGCTTGCAACTGGAATTATTCCAGTGAAACAATTTATGATGGTGAGCTTGATGAGCAGGGCATGACCGACTGGTATCTTGATGCAGCCATAATCGAGGCTAGTGATGTTATCGCACGTGATAAAGGCATTAAGCAAAAAGAAGCTTTAGAGATGATATCTAAAGGTGGATACTCTGTATATACCAATGTAGATATAAATCTACAGCATAAGATCGAAAAGAAAATGCAGGACCAGAGCAACTTTACAACATGGTGGATGGATCCTGAGGATGATACACTTTTATCTGCTTTTGTATGCATGGATTATCAAGGTAACATTAAAGCAATATGCAGTTCCCGTAAAGAGAAAACTGAAATGCTTGGATGGAACCAGGTAATAAATGGTGAACGTTCTCCGGGTTCTTGTATAAAACCCATAGCTTCCTATGCTCCTGCACTGGATCAGGATCTTATCACTATGACATCTGCATATAACGATAAGCCGATCAAAAACGAGGGTAAGGACTGGCCTGTAAACTATTCAGAATTTGATGATACGCAGGGTAACTGGTCATATAAGAACTTTTACACCTATCAGATGCTGCTCAAATCTCTTAATACTATGCCTGCGCAGTTGATAGAACAGCTTACTCCCGCGTACTCATATAATTTCCTTAAAACTAAGCTTGATTTAACAACGCTTCGTGATAGTGATAATAGTCTTGCGCCGGTTACTGTAGGTGCATTCACTACTGGTGTTCATCTCGATGAGCTTGTTGGTTCGTATATGATATTCGGTAATGGCGGCAAAAAGTATGATATCAACTATGTAAAAAGGATAGAGGATGCATCAGGAAAGGTAATATTTGAAAAGAATGATGGATATAAGCAGGCTATCTCAGACAGTACTGCATATATCATGAACCGTATGATGCAGTACGTTATCAATGACAAGGAAGGTACAGGTCGTTACGCTAAGCTTAGCAAGACTGACCTTGTCGGTAAGACTGGTACTTCGGAGAAATGGCGTGACCTTAATTTTGTAGGATGTACACCCGACTATGTTTCAGGTATTTGGGTAGGATATGATGAGAATATTGATGGTGTGCCTCGTTCTGTTTCATCAACTGATTATCAGAACATTGGTGCTATCTGGAAGAACATCTTTGGCGATACAGCTGATTCAGAACCTCATAAGAGCTTTGATGAAGAAGGCTGTTTCCCCATGCCTGATACAGTAGTTAAACTTAATTTCTGTACAAGTACGGGACTTATTGCAACTAACGGATGCGGCAGCCAGCAGGTTGGTTATTTCAAGGCATCGAATGTTCCCGGTTATTGTTACCATTAA
- a CDS encoding THUMP domain-containing class I SAM-dependent RNA methyltransferase, with product MNNLRLCIPCHFGLEKTLKFEVERIGGTDITVTDGKVTFSGGYDTVARANLWVSTGERVLIELTSFTARTFEELFQGVTKLPLEEFIGKYDAFPVKGHSLDSQLHSVPDCQKIIKKACVKRLEKVYGISYFEETGARHQLQFSLMKDVFTLYLDTTGEGLHKRGYRRNSNAAPIKETLAAGIIDLGRVRADSIVCDPMCGSGTFLIESAYKALKVAPGIRRNFAAQKWEQIPDKVWQNARSEAMDMIDKQGSFKAFGFDIDDIAVELTRDNAKKAGVGSKLTVRQQDIRKFVQPEQCITFCNPPYGERLLEIRDAEELYKRLGERLQPSRERPCYIISPHEEFEKFFGKKADKKRKLYNGMIKCDLYMYFK from the coding sequence ATGAATAATTTAAGACTATGTATCCCTTGTCATTTCGGACTTGAAAAAACACTGAAATTTGAAGTCGAAAGGATAGGGGGAACTGATATTACCGTCACAGACGGCAAAGTTACATTCAGCGGCGGTTACGATACTGTTGCTAGAGCTAATCTGTGGGTATCTACAGGCGAACGTGTGCTTATTGAACTGACATCTTTTACAGCACGCACTTTTGAAGAGCTTTTTCAGGGAGTTACAAAGCTTCCTCTGGAAGAATTCATCGGTAAATATGATGCTTTTCCTGTAAAGGGTCATTCCTTGGATTCTCAGCTGCATTCAGTTCCGGATTGTCAGAAGATCATTAAAAAGGCTTGTGTCAAGCGGCTTGAAAAGGTTTATGGTATTTCCTATTTTGAAGAAACAGGCGCCAGGCATCAGCTTCAGTTTTCACTTATGAAGGATGTATTTACACTTTACCTTGACACGACGGGTGAAGGTCTTCACAAACGCGGTTACCGTAGAAATTCCAATGCTGCACCTATCAAGGAAACTCTTGCTGCAGGTATTATAGATTTGGGAAGAGTTCGAGCTGATTCTATCGTATGTGATCCCATGTGCGGCTCAGGCACATTTCTTATAGAGTCTGCTTATAAGGCCCTTAAAGTTGCCCCGGGTATTCGTAGAAATTTTGCCGCCCAGAAATGGGAACAGATCCCCGATAAGGTATGGCAGAATGCACGTTCGGAAGCTATGGATATGATAGACAAGCAGGGAAGTTTCAAGGCTTTTGGTTTTGATATCGATGATATCGCAGTCGAGCTTACAAGAGATAACGCCAAAAAGGCTGGTGTGGGTTCAAAGCTTACCGTCAGGCAGCAGGATATCAGAAAATTTGTACAGCCTGAGCAGTGTATAACTTTCTGTAATCCTCCCTATGGTGAAAGATTGCTGGAGATACGTGATGCAGAAGAACTTTACAAGCGTCTCGGTGAGAGATTACAACCTTCAAGGGAAAGACCTTGCTACATAATCTCGCCCCATGAGGAGTTTGAGAAATTCTTCGGTAAGAAGGCAGATAAGAAGCGTAAGCTTTACAATGGCATGATAAAATGCGACCTGTATATGTATTTTAAATAG
- a CDS encoding immunity 41 family protein, producing the protein MDIEEAKLILSDNFNVKGNTLIGIMHEYSRFPKVEFWQAYESIECLAKNKIFSRELAEQVSYCYHNFLKGCLYHFAGGDEYSLDDMPDNFDAYIERLEYIQLYFFRGFDKELDDDMFELERYG; encoded by the coding sequence ATGGATATTGAAGAAGCTAAACTGATACTCAGCGATAATTTCAATGTCAAGGGTAATACCCTAATAGGTATCATGCATGAGTATTCGCGTTTTCCTAAAGTGGAATTCTGGCAGGCCTATGAGAGTATAGAATGTCTTGCGAAGAATAAGATCTTCAGCCGTGAACTTGCTGAACAGGTAAGCTATTGCTACCACAACTTTCTGAAGGGATGTTTATATCATTTTGCCGGCGGCGATGAATACAGTCTTGATGATATGCCCGATAACTTTGATGCTTATATAGAGCGTCTGGAGTATATCCAACTTTATTTTTTTCGTGGTTTTGATAAAGAATTGGATGATGATATGTTTGAATTGGAAAGATATGGGTAA
- a CDS encoding HAD family hydrolase: protein MYTLNNIDGIVFDMDGVIFDTESVCMKCWLTVGERYGLENVEYYVRLCTGRNEIETERIVTEAYGDKHDIKQLRAEVNTEVRNTLNKGVPLKPGAREVLEWLHESGVKVGLASSTRYDIIVSEMTEVGLLHCFDVIIGGDMIVKSKPEPDIYLAACKKLGIDPKNTLAVEDSRNGILSASAAGMIPILIPDLIEPDEVMLNKAYVKFDNLMQFKDKMLNTGI, encoded by the coding sequence ATGTATACATTAAATAATATTGACGGTATAGTTTTTGATATGGACGGTGTCATATTCGATACAGAATCCGTTTGTATGAAGTGCTGGCTCACTGTAGGTGAAAGGTACGGTCTTGAAAATGTTGAATACTATGTCAGGCTTTGTACCGGCCGAAATGAAATAGAGACCGAGCGAATTGTCACTGAAGCTTATGGTGATAAGCATGATATAAAGCAGCTTCGTGCAGAGGTCAACACTGAAGTCCGTAACACATTGAATAAAGGTGTTCCATTGAAGCCTGGTGCAAGGGAAGTCCTTGAATGGCTTCACGAAAGCGGTGTAAAGGTAGGACTTGCTTCTTCAACACGTTATGATATCATTGTCAGTGAGATGACAGAAGTTGGTCTGTTGCATTGTTTTGATGTTATAATTGGCGGAGATATGATAGTAAAGTCAAAGCCTGAACCTGATATTTATCTTGCTGCCTGTAAAAAACTCGGAATTGACCCTAAGAATACTCTTGCTGTTGAAGATTCACGCAACGGTATATTATCAGCTAGTGCTGCAGGTATGATTCCGATACTTATACCCGATCTTATTGAACCTGATGAGGTCATGCTTAATAAGGCATATGTCAAGTTTGATAACTTGATGCAATTTAAAGACAAAATGTTAAACACAGGCATATAA
- a CDS encoding TIGR00266 family protein translates to MRYEIQGEPLPVVICYLNNGEAIKCQQGAMSWMSPNINMTTNAGGGIGKALSRAFSGESIFQNVYTAVNGDGMIAMASNFPGSIKPMDVSQMPIVAQKSAFLASEMGVNMEIFFQKRFGAGFFGGEGFIMQKFSGQGTVFLELDGSIIEYQLAQGQSMLVDTGCLAAMEASCSIDIEQVSGLKNKLFGGEGFFNTRITGPGHVWLQTMPVSNLAGAIRPYIPTGS, encoded by the coding sequence ATGCGTTACGAAATTCAAGGTGAGCCGCTGCCTGTTGTTATATGTTATCTTAACAACGGCGAAGCGATCAAATGTCAGCAGGGGGCTATGAGCTGGATGAGCCCTAACATTAATATGACCACCAATGCAGGCGGTGGTATCGGAAAGGCTCTTTCGCGTGCTTTCTCAGGCGAATCCATTTTCCAGAATGTTTATACTGCTGTTAACGGTGATGGTATGATCGCTATGGCTTCAAATTTCCCCGGTTCTATCAAACCTATGGATGTTTCACAGATGCCTATAGTTGCTCAGAAGTCCGCTTTTCTCGCTAGTGAGATGGGTGTAAATATGGAGATCTTCTTCCAGAAGAGATTTGGTGCTGGTTTCTTTGGCGGTGAGGGTTTTATCATGCAGAAATTCTCAGGTCAGGGTACTGTTTTTCTTGAGCTCGATGGTTCTATTATTGAGTATCAGCTGGCTCAGGGTCAGTCTATGCTCGTAGATACAGGTTGTCTTGCTGCTATGGAGGCTTCCTGCTCAATAGATATCGAACAGGTTTCCGGTCTGAAAAACAAGCTCTTCGGCGGTGAAGGCTTCTTTAATACAAGAATAACCGGTCCCGGTCATGTATGGCTGCAGACGATGCCTGTCAGCAATCTTGCAGGCGCTATCAGACCATACATACCTACAGGTTCCTGA
- the tnpA gene encoding IS200/IS605 family transposase produces the protein MTRDDINSLAHSKWNCKYHVVFAPKYRRMVIYNKIKVDIGKILRKLCDQKGVKIIEAEACPDHIHMLLSIPPKYSVAEIMGYLKGKSSLMIFDRHANLKYKYGNRHFWCRGYYVDTVGKNKKKIAEYIRNQLQEDIVCDQISLFETVDPFTGEKYKKK, from the coding sequence ATGACAAGAGACGATATAAATAGTTTAGCACATTCCAAGTGGAATTGCAAGTACCATGTAGTATTTGCCCCGAAATATCGAAGAATGGTGATTTATAATAAAATCAAAGTGGATATCGGAAAGATACTAAGAAAGTTGTGTGATCAAAAAGGAGTTAAAATAATCGAAGCAGAGGCGTGTCCTGATCATATACATATGCTGTTGTCTATTCCACCCAAATACAGTGTAGCAGAGATAATGGGATATTTGAAAGGCAAGAGTAGTTTGATGATATTTGACAGACACGCAAATCTGAAATATAAGTATGGCAACAGGCACTTCTGGTGCAGAGGATACTATGTTGATACAGTAGGAAAGAACAAGAAAAAGATAGCAGAGTACATCAGGAATCAGTTGCAGGAAGATATAGTGTGCGACCAGATCAGCCTGTTTGAGACAGTAGACCCATTTACAGGAGAAAAATACAAGAAAAAGTAG
- a CDS encoding IspD/TarI family cytidylyltransferase: MIFAGIVAGGSGSRIINADKPKQFIEIGGIPILIRTIRAFEDIGEIERIYVGIKPDWYDYADKLLEEYNISSKRVRLVTGGKNRNGTVLNILREITAIFGVNKGDVLITHDAVRPFVSERIIRDNITCALNTAACGTYIPSDDTIIRTKDGLSVTENLPRRELMRAQTPQTFEISTLCDCIDKLGNDKLDLLTDTCGILTECGYQINIVKGEPMNFKITTDHDLMIAGLMAMD, from the coding sequence ATGATATTTGCAGGAATCGTAGCAGGAGGAAGCGGCTCACGCATAATTAATGCTGATAAGCCAAAACAGTTTATCGAGATCGGTGGTATACCGATTCTTATACGGACTATCCGCGCTTTTGAGGATATAGGAGAGATCGAACGTATATATGTTGGTATCAAGCCTGATTGGTATGACTATGCTGATAAGCTTCTGGAAGAATATAATATCAGCTCAAAACGAGTAAGGCTTGTTACAGGCGGAAAAAACAGGAACGGAACTGTATTGAATATACTTCGTGAGATCACCGCTATATTCGGTGTAAATAAGGGAGATGTTCTTATAACTCACGATGCTGTAAGACCTTTTGTCAGTGAAAGGATAATACGAGATAATATTACATGTGCCCTTAATACAGCAGCCTGCGGAACATACATACCCTCAGACGACACTATAATCCGGACTAAGGATGGTCTATCAGTAACAGAGAATCTCCCCAGACGGGAACTTATGCGTGCACAGACTCCTCAGACATTTGAGATATCAACTCTTTGTGATTGTATCGATAAACTTGGAAATGACAAGCTTGATCTTCTGACTGATACCTGCGGCATACTTACGGAATGCGGATATCAGATAAATATTGTCAAAGGCGAACCAATGAATTTTAAAATTACGACTGATCACGATCTGATGATCGCCGGATTAATGGCTATGGATTAA
- a CDS encoding GNAT family N-acetyltransferase — MDYIFTTERLSVRKFLKSDGNDLAEILTDKEVTYFEPYQTFTFGDALKEAAKFSESSEFFAVVLDGKVIGKIYFSKRDHGTYEIGYTFNINYQRKGYAAESMSAFIGYAFNTLCVRRIIAEVDTRNEKSYKLCERLGMRREAEHKQVYPAKEGGYNDFYIYAVLKEEYVKYGDQPSN; from the coding sequence ATGGATTACATATTCACTACCGAGCGGCTTTCGGTAAGAAAATTTCTCAAAAGCGACGGAAATGATCTCGCTGAGATCCTTACAGATAAGGAAGTAACTTACTTTGAACCATATCAAACTTTCACCTTTGGTGATGCATTAAAAGAAGCTGCTAAATTTTCCGAAAGCAGTGAATTCTTTGCAGTGGTACTTGACGGCAAAGTAATAGGAAAGATCTACTTTTCCAAAAGAGATCACGGAACTTATGAAATAGGCTATACTTTCAATATAAACTATCAAAGAAAAGGATATGCTGCTGAAAGTATGAGCGCTTTCATAGGATATGCTTTTAATACCCTCTGTGTACGCAGAATAATAGCCGAAGTCGATACACGTAATGAAAAGTCTTATAAACTTTGTGAAAGGCTCGGTATGCGACGCGAAGCTGAACACAAGCAAGTCTACCCTGCAAAAGAAGGTGGATATAACGATTTTTATATATACGCCGTGCTTAAAGAAGAATATGTTAAATATGGAGATCAACCTTCAAACTGA
- a CDS encoding ribose-phosphate pyrophosphokinase, which produces MGSADKILFDNDSRVAPLVLIPMEGAKELGEKVNAYLVKWANEDNFFKETFLVDAECPRFSSGDGKGLIKQTVRGNDLFILCDMGNYSVKYNYFGHENYMSPDDHYQDLKRIIQAASGKAHRINVIMPSLYGGRQHRRNYRESLDCAVALQELQAMGVSNVLTFDAHDPRVQNAVPLMGFDNIIPSYQVLKSMFRSLDDFKPDKAHFMIVSPDEGAINRNMYYASVLGVDMGMFYKRRDYSTVVNGRNPIVAHEYMGNDVTGKDVFIADDIISSGESMLEVAVELKKRNANKIYCYATYAIFTNGLASFDKAFENGIIDGVFGTNLTYRTPELLERKWFHEVDVAKYIAYYIAALNHDASISEVIDPHKKISALLDKYDIKKSN; this is translated from the coding sequence ATGGGTAGTGCTGACAAGATCTTATTTGACAATGATTCGAGAGTGGCACCTCTGGTACTGATCCCTATGGAGGGCGCGAAGGAACTTGGCGAAAAAGTAAATGCATATCTGGTAAAATGGGCTAATGAGGACAATTTCTTCAAGGAGACTTTCCTGGTGGACGCTGAGTGTCCCAGATTTTCTTCCGGCGACGGAAAGGGTCTTATCAAGCAGACAGTTAGAGGCAACGATCTCTTCATTCTGTGCGATATGGGTAACTACAGTGTAAAATACAACTATTTTGGTCACGAGAACTATATGTCTCCCGATGATCACTATCAGGATCTGAAGCGTATAATTCAGGCGGCAAGCGGCAAGGCTCACCGTATAAACGTTATTATGCCTTCACTCTACGGCGGCAGACAGCATCGCAGAAACTATCGTGAATCGCTGGATTGTGCAGTAGCTTTACAAGAACTTCAGGCTATGGGTGTATCAAATGTACTCACTTTTGATGCACATGACCCCAGAGTACAGAATGCTGTTCCACTGATGGGATTTGACAATATTATCCCCTCTTATCAGGTACTGAAATCCATGTTCAGAAGCCTTGACGATTTCAAGCCCGATAAGGCACATTTTATGATAGTATCCCCCGATGAAGGAGCTATCAACAGAAATATGTACTATGCATCTGTACTGGGCGTTGACATGGGTATGTTCTACAAAAGACGTGACTACTCCACAGTCGTAAACGGCAGAAATCCTATCGTAGCACACGAATATATGGGAAATGACGTTACAGGCAAGGATGTATTCATCGCTGATGATATCATATCCTCTGGTGAATCCATGCTCGAAGTTGCTGTTGAACTGAAAAAGCGCAACGCAAACAAGATCTACTGCTATGCTACCTATGCAATATTCACTAACGGTCTTGCTTCCTTCGACAAAGCTTTTGAAAATGGTATCATTGATGGAGTATTCGGTACAAACCTGACTTACAGGACTCCTGAGCTTCTTGAGAGAAAATGGTTCCACGAAGTTGATGTTGCTAAGTATATTGCTTACTATATCGCAGCACTTAATCACGATGCATCCATTTCTGAAGTGATCGATCCTCACAAGAAGATTTCTGCTCTGCTTGACAAGTACGATATCAAAAAAAGCAATTAA